One Molothrus ater isolate BHLD 08-10-18 breed brown headed cowbird chromosome 4, BPBGC_Mater_1.1, whole genome shotgun sequence genomic window carries:
- the RASL11B gene encoding ras-like protein family member 11B, producing MRLTQSMCTIAECAPGGDGPATARPRLVKIAVVGGSGVGKTALVVRFLTRRFIGDYERNAGNLYSRHIQVDGEMLAIQVQDTPGVQIHEHSLDCNEQLNRCIRWADALVIVFSITDYKSFELLSHLYHHVRQLHPGNLVPVVIVANKADLLHIKEVEPQQGLQLANMLGCTFYEVSVSENYNNVFNAFHLLCKEVNKQQITSTPERRRTSLIPRPKSPNMQDLKRRFKQALSAKVRTVTSV from the exons ATGCGCCTGACGCAGAGCATGTGCACCATCGCCGAGTGTGCGCCCGGCGGCGACGGCCCCGCCActgcccggccccgcctcgTCAAGATCGCGGTGGTGGGGGGCAGCGGCGTGGGCAAGACAG CGCTCGTGGTGCGGTTCCTCACCCGGCGGTTCATCGGCGACTACGAGCGGAACGCAG GTAATCTCTACAGCAGGCACATCCAGGTAGATGGAGAGATGTTGGCTATCCAAGTGCAAGATACTCCAGGAGTTCAG ATCCATGAACACAGTCTGGATTGTAATGAGCAGCTGAACAGATGCATTCGCTGGGCAGATGCCCTGGTGATTGTCTTCTCCATCACTGACTATAAGAGCTTTGAACTACTCAGTCACCTTTACCATCATGTTCGACAGCTGCACCCAGGGAACCTGGTCCCTGTCGTCATTGTGGCAAACAAAGCTGATCTCTTGCATATCAAAGAGGTGGAGCCTCAGCAGGGACTTCAGCTGGCCAATATGCTGGGCTGTACTTTCTATGAAGTATCTGTCAGTGAAAACTATAATAACGTCTTCAATGCCTTCCATCTCCTTTGTAAAGAAGTCAATAAACAGCAAATAACCAGCACCCCTGAGAGGAGGAGAACCTCTCTTATTCCACGGCCAAAATCACCTAACATGCAGGATCTGAAGAGAAGGTTTAAGCAAGCCTTGTCTGCCAAAGTGAGGACTGTCACTTCTGTTTGA